Genomic DNA from Candidatus Sphingomonas phytovorans:
TACGACACCCCTCGGAGCGCGCCGCGGTCATCGCGCGCTGGCATGCGAGCAGCATGTCAGGCGCATAGGTCGCGAGCGCACCGAGATAGATGTCGGCGCGGAACAGGAAGATGCCGCCGTTCCAGGCATGGTCGCCCGCCTCCAGCATCGCCTCCGCCTTGTCGCGCGGGGGCTTCTCGATGAATTTCGCGACTCGGTGGACGCCCCCGGAAATCTCCTCGCCGACATGGATCCAGCCAAAGCCGGTCTCCGGCGTGAGCGGATCAATCCCGAAGGTCACCAGCCATCCTTCAGCCACCAGCGGCATCGCCGCATGGATCGCCGCGTGGAACGCCGGCACATCGGCAATGACGTGATCCGAGGGCATCACCAGCAGCGGATCGGCACCGCCCCCGGCCGCCAGCGCGGCGAGCGCGATCGCGGGCGCGGTGTTGCGGCCCATCGGCTCAAGGATCAGCGCTCGCGCCGCGGCCTCGACCGCCTCGAGCTGTTCCTCGACCATATCTGCGTGCTGCGCGTTCGCGACGACGATCGGCGCCGTGAAATGCTCCCCGCACGCACGGCGCGCGGTCAATTGAAGCATCGTGTCTTCCGCCGTCAGCGCCAGCATCTGCTTGGGTCGGTCAGGCCGCGACATCGGCCAGAGGCGCGTGCCCGACCCGCCCGACAGGATGACAGGGACGATCGGCTTGGAAAGCGGCATTCTTGAATCTCCCGTGACGCGTCCCCTTACCCCGGGAGACGCGGCATAGAAACTGCCTTGGATCAATCGGGGCCCATGTTCCCTCCCATCTTCCCCTGCATTGGGGAGGGAGGGAGAGAGACGAGCAGACGTTCAACCTTTGTTTGTCAATTTCTGCGACAGCCCATGCTGCGTGTCGGTTTTGTTTACACGCGGGGACGCCAAGGGCTGGGCCAAGGGCTGGAACGACGATGATCAGGCTGTTCAAGCACTATATTCCCAACGCCGTGCTGCTGCTCGGCCTGTTCGACCTTGTCCTGCTGGTTGTCGCGGGCGAGCTCGGCTATTCGCTCCGCATCCATCAGATCGGCAGCCTGGTCGATCCGATCGAGAACCGAATCCCCCAGCTTTTCACCTTCGCCGCCTCGGTCGAGCTCGCGATGATCGCGGTCGGCGTCTATGGCGCCAGCGCGCTCCAGTCGTTGCGCTTCGCCGCGGCGCGGCTGCTCGTCGCGGTGTCGCTT
This window encodes:
- a CDS encoding mannose-1-phosphate guanylyltransferase/mannose-6-phosphate isomerase; its protein translation is MPLSKPIVPVILSGGSGTRLWPMSRPDRPKQMLALTAEDTMLQLTARRACGEHFTAPIVVANAQHADMVEEQLEAVEAAARALILEPMGRNTAPAIALAALAAGGGADPLLVMPSDHVIADVPAFHAAIHAAMPLVAEGWLVTFGIDPLTPETGFGWIHVGEEISGGVHRVAKFIEKPPRDKAEAMLEAGDHAWNGGIFLFRADIYLGALATYAPDMLLACQRAMTAARSEGCRIYPDADAFAASPADSIDYAVMEKAERVAVVPVSMGWSDVGSWDALHEISQGDAAGNVHHGEVIAIDTANCLVRSDGVRIALVGVEDLIVVASGNDVLILPRGRSQEVKKLIEAMKG